Proteins encoded by one window of Aspergillus puulaauensis MK2 DNA, chromosome 4, nearly complete sequence:
- a CDS encoding uncharacterized protein (COG:S;~EggNog:ENOG410PZ3A) has product MRNLSSDGMTSSSVDDSYLAPEAQGFQDSVSKRRRHAMYFHRPPVWRYSSFQDGSSSPDMSEDLNGSDRVTEDNISISSLDLSNNQKGDTAPYVILDDSDSDHETPLLERDSYGKVALPDCRVSTETIPDPLHQKKPVFCTRLHSYKDIRLGLGEQWAIEEGSLIIGVGSEYTLLQSYERRADEFEVSGGDVYVVCSLYADLWALCAKVSSNPSPEGNDATRLAFLPLCAVTLAPNYSAFIQRSIRCAQYSEPHAERYPGNGLPVMPPRRSHSLTASNQIFRGPDSQMSLPLTVRDIFRSLVLKHTDDDFVPLDSTLEPILSTLTSRRWRFLSRVGRIRYSSKYRQSGRHHMRRKYDYSPNQSSEPAHETVNSKPNGWRGLRRWQRTPSWDSQKFKWLSWKSDHINPY; this is encoded by the exons ATGCGTAACCTTTCTAGCGATGGCATGACCTCGAGCTCGGTTGACGACTCATACCTAGCACCTGAAGCCCAAGGTTTTCAAGATTCGGTGAGCAAGAGGCGTCGGCACGCCATGTACTTCCATCGGCCGCCAGTTTGGCGCTATAGTTCATTCCAAGATGGGAGCTCGTCGCCGGACATGTCTGAGGATTTGAATGGTAGTGACAGAGTAACGGAGGACAACATTTCCATTAGCTCTCTGGATTTGTCCAATAACCAGAAAGGCGATACAGCGCCATATGTGATTCTTGATGATTCCGACTCGGACCACGAGACTCCTCTCCTG GAGCGCGACTCATACGGTAAAGTGGCCCTGCCTGACTGTCGGGTCTCAACGGAAACAATCCCAGACCCTTTGCACCAGAAGAAGCCGGTGTTCTGCACTCGCCTGCATTCATATAAGGACATTCGGCTAGGGCTGGGAGAGCAATGGGCTATTGAAGAGGGGTCGCTGATCATTGGCGTAGGCTCAGAGTATACTTTACTCCAAAGTTACGAAAGAAGGGCAGATGAATTTGAGGTTTCTGGTGGTGACGTCTATGTGGTGTGTTCCTTGTATGCGGACCTGTGGGCGCTGTGCGCGAAGGTTTCATCCAATCCGTCACCAGAAGGGAATGATGCTACCCGGCTTGCTTTCCTTCCCCTATGTGCGGTAACATTGGCACCAAACTATAGCGCATTCATCCAGCGGAGTATCAGATGTGCTCAATACTCCGAACCGCACGCGGAAAGATATCCTGGGAATGGGCTGCCTGTCATGCCTCCGCGACGTTCACATAGCCTGACTGCTAGCAACCAGATATTTCGCGGTCCCGACAGTCAGATGTCGTTACCGCTGACTGTTCGTGATATATTTCGAAGTCTTGTGTTGAAACATACGGATGACGATTTTGTGCCGCTAGACTCCACATTGGAGCCCATATTGTCGACGTTGACAAGCAGACGATGGCGTTTTCTAAGTAGGGTGGGGCGCATCAGATATTCCTCGAAATACCGACAGAGTGGCAGGCATCATATGAGACGAAAGTACGATTACAGCCCGAATCAATCATCTGAACCCGCCCACGAAACCGTTAATTCAAAACCGAATGGATGGCGAGGACTGCGCAGGTGGCAAAGGACTCCATCATGGGATAGCCAGAAATTCAAATGGCTGTCGTGGAAATCTGATCATATCAATCCGTATTGA
- a CDS encoding putative 2-hydroxychromene-2-carboxylate isomerase (COG:O;~EggNog:ENOG410PPBF;~InterPro:IPR044088,IPR036249,IPR014440,IPR001853;~PFAM:PF01323;~go_function: GO:0004364 - glutathione transferase activity [Evidence IEA];~go_function: GO:0004602 - glutathione peroxidase activity [Evidence IEA];~go_function: GO:0016491 - oxidoreductase activity [Evidence IEA];~go_process: GO:0006749 - glutathione metabolic process [Evidence IEA]), whose product MAAPKITLYYDVVSPFAYIAFKLLRDSPTFSKCDVTFVPIFLGGLMHACGNTPPIRIKNKDKWINQERMRWARYFSVPVSESMPEGFPPNTLAAQRAFAAISQQIPSKLASATGAVYEEFWLKGNAKATQPEVFVPILERFLGSAETKAVLEAANGPEIKARLSANTQQAFDSGAFGLPWFECTNPKGEKEGFWGIDHLGQVVDFLGLDRSLDRGFKAVL is encoded by the exons ATGGCTGCCCCAAAGATCACCCTATACTATGACGTTGTTAGTCCGTTCGCATACATCGCGTTCAAACTCTTACGG GATTCTCCAACCTTCAGCAAGTGTGATGTCACTTTTGTGCCTATTTTTCTCGGCGGGCTGATGCATGCCTGCGGAAATACTCCACCCATCCGAATCAAAA ACAAGGACAAATGGATCAACCAGGAGCGGATGCGCTGGGCCCGTTACTTTTCAGTGCCAGTGTCAGAGTCAATGCCGGAAGGTTTCCCACCCAATACCTTGGCGGCTCAACGTGCTTTCGCAGCTATCTCTCAACAGATTCCTTCAAAGCTAGCTTCTGCTACCGGGGCGGTTTATGAGGAGTTCTGGCTAAAAGGAAATGCCAAAGCAACGCAGCCTGAAGTGTTTGTACCAATTCTTGAGAGGTTTTTAGGGTCAGCTGAAACAAAGGCAGTCCTCGAAGCG GCAAACGGACCCGAGATCAAAGCACGCTTGAGTGCCAATACGCAGCAAGCCTTTGACTCTGGTGCATTCGGTCTCCCCTGGTTTGAATGCACAAACCCCAAGGGTGAGAAAGAAGGCTTCTGGGGCATCGACCATCTTGGTCAGGTAGTTGATTTCCTGGGACTGGACCGCTCGCTAGATCGTGGATTCAAAGCAGTTCTATAA
- a CDS encoding GTP-binding protein (COG:H;~EggNog:ENOG410PFU1;~InterPro:IPR027417,IPR003495;~PFAM:PF02492): MAPAIPITIVTGFLGSGKTTLLLNLLPQLPKTYKLALLKNEFGDVAIDSQLASTSAISGVRELLNGCICCNLVGQLSDALEQLRSEVTPDRIIIETSGSAFPATLAMEVNRLARESVDPATGTGAYVLDGVVSVIDVENWEGYEDTSYTAKLQAKYTDLIVFNKWEGVSERRFDDVLDRVGDLEVETPCVKSDKGKVDKDVLLGIDGALFAKGGEEDLDSGKVDGHEHGHGHQSEVEVLSVTLRQTGEAEEGKGTIDVAALEKLLSSAPKEEVYRIKGILKCSTQTPPASSSDDLDVRPSANSTAGESVYYILNWAFGRWTCTASEVVAEAADTTAIARITLILARYESAKWKKKLEAGGLVQGGDGVGAELSVERLV, encoded by the coding sequence ATGGCCCCAGCAATCCCAATAACAATCGTAACCGGCTTCCTGGGCTCGGGCAAAACCACCCTCCTACTAAACCTGCTCCCCCAACTCCCCAAAACCTACAAACTGGCGCTCCTCAAAAACGAATTCGGCGATGTCGCAATCGACTCCCAGTTAGCCTCGACGTCCGCAATCTCCGGCGTCCGCGAACTCCTCAacggctgcatctgctgcaaCCTCGTCGGCCAACTCAGCGACGCCCTCGAACAGCTGCGCTCCGAGGTAACACCGGACCGAATCATCATCGAGACTAGCGGGAGTGCATTCCCCGCCACGCTCGCGATGGAGGTGAACCGGCTTGCGCGCGAGAGTGTGGACCCGGCCACGGGGACGGGTGCGTACGTGCTTGACGGCGTGGTCTCGGTGATTGATGTGGAGAATTGGGAGGGGTATGAGGATACGAGTTACACGGCGAAGCTGCAGGCGAAGTACACGGATTTGATTGTGTTTAATAAGTGGGAGGGGGTTTCGGAGAGGCGGTTTGATGATGTTTTGGATCGCGTGGGGGAtttggaggttgagacgCCTTGCGTTAAGAGTGACAAGGGGAAGGTGGATAAGGatgtgctgctggggattgATGGGGCGCTGTTTGCAAAGGGGGGTGAGGAGGATTTGGATAGTGGGAAGGTAGACGGGCATGAACATGGTCATGGACATCAGTCTGAGGTGGAGGTTCTTTCGGTTACACTACGACAGACaggggaggcggaggagggtaaGGGGACGATTGACGTCGCCGCGCTGGAAAAGCTTCTCTCCTCAGCGCCGAAGGAGGAGGTTTACAGGATAAAGGGGATTTTGAAGTGCTCGACACAAACGCCCCCGGCGAGCTCATCGGACGACTTGGATGTGAGACCATCGGCAAACTCCACGGCGGGCGAGTCAGTGTACTATATCCTCAACTGGGCGTTTGGGCGCTGGACGTGCACCGCCTCGGAAGTTGTTGCCGAGGCTGCGGACACGACGGCAATCGCTCGCATCACGCTTATTCTTGCGCGGTATGAGTCTgcgaagtggaagaagaagctggaggctgGGGGGTTGGTGCAGGGTGGCGACGGAGTTGGAGCGGAGCTGAGTGTTGAGCGGCTTGTATAG
- a CDS encoding type III PLP-dependent enzyme (BUSCO:EOG09261V03;~COG:E;~EggNog:ENOG410PGWB;~InterPro:IPR022644,IPR022643,IPR022653,IPR002433, IPR029066,IPR022657,IPR009006,IPR000183;~PFAM:PF00278,PF02784;~go_function: GO:0003824 - catalytic activity [Evidence IEA];~go_process: GO:0006596 - polyamine biosynthetic process [Evidence IEA]), translating to MAPTACVPAEVCMTKLYDKPDFYVNKSLELSNHGEGELSQSRLAAKDLTLNVLKKRAAEVDTDRCAPGEEDAFYVADMGEVYRQHLRWKMNLGRVRPFFAVKCNPDPEVLRLMAKLGNGFDCASKAEIDMALETGVDPSRIIYAQPCKTKSYLRHAANVGVKQMTFDNADELYKIKACFPEAELYLRILTDDSTSLCRLSMKFGASLDVAHQLLELAHELELKVVGVSFHVGSGAEDPKAFLKAVQDARLVFDQAAEIGHELHTLDVGGGFTGETFEKFAGVLGEALETYFPPHIRIIAEPGRYYVGTAFTLAANVIARRDVRDPEEASKDVYMIYLNDGVYGNFSNIIFDHQHPEPRILTCASQANARTSATPEDVAYSIWGPTCDGIDVISQRSLLPGLLDVGDWLYFEEMGAYTKCSATRFNGFSDNHEVIYISSEAGASALLEY from the exons ATGGCACCGACTGCTTGTGTACCTGCTGAAGTATGCATGACAAAACTTTATGATAAACCGGACTTTTATGTCAATAAAAGTCTCGAACTCAGCAATCATGGAGAGGGCGAACTTTCGCAATCTCGGTTGGCTGCCAAGGATCTTACTTTGAATGTCCTGAAGAAACGAGCGGCTGAAGTCGACACCGACCGATGTgctcctggagaagaagatgccTTCTATGTGGCAGACATGGGTGAGGTTTACCGCCAGCATCTGCGCTGGAAAATGAACCTAGGCCGTGTGCGCCCGTTTTTCG CGGTCAAGTGCAACCCCGACCCGGAGGTCCTCCGCCTCATGGCCAAGCTTGGAAACGGCTTCGACTGCGCTTCCAAGGCGGAGATTGACATGGCTCTTGAGACCGGCGTTGATCCCAGTCGCATAATCTACGCGCAGCCCTGCAAGACTAAGTCCTACCTGCGCCACGCCGCCAACGTGGGCGTGAAACAGATGACCTTTGACAATGCCGACGAGCTGTACAAAATCAAGGCTTGCTTTCCCGAAGCCGAGCTCTACCTCCGCATTCTTACCGACGACTCGACCAGTTTGTGCCGTCTTAGCATGAAGTTTGGTGCCTCGTTGGATGTAGCCCACCAACTCCTCGAGCTGGCACACGAGCTTGAGCTCAAGGTCGTCGGCGTCAGCTTCCACGTAGGCTCTGGTGCGGAAGACCCCAAAGCTTTCCTCAAGGCGGTTCAGGATGCTCGCCTGGTCTTTGACCAGGCTGCTGAAATCGGCCACGAGCTGCACACCCTCGATGTTGGCGGCGGTTTCACTGGTGAGACCTTTGAGAAATTCGCCGGCGTCCTGGGCGAGGCATTGGAGACTTACTTCCCACCGCACATCCGCATCATCGCCGAGCCTGGCCGATACTACGTTGGCACTGCGTTCACTTTGGCCGCGAATGTCATTGCACGTCGCGATGTGCGGGACCCCGAGGAGGCAAGCAAGGACGTTTATATGATCTACCTCAATGATGGTGTCTACGGcaacttctccaacatcATCTTTGACCACCAGCACCCCGAGCCTCGCATTCTTACATGCGCATCCCAGGCGAATGCTCGGACCTCTGCGACGCCGGAGGATGTAGCCTACTCCATCTGGGGACCCACTTGCGATGGCATTGACGTCATAAGCCAGCGAAGCCTGCTTCCGGGCTTGTTGGATGTGGGTGACTGGCTTTACTTTGAAGAGATGGGCGCCTATACCAAGTGCAGTGCGACCCGCTTCAACGGCTTCTCTGACAACCACGAGGTGATTTACATTTCCAGCGAAGCGGGCGCCTCTGCTCTTCTTGAATACTAG